From Anopheles funestus chromosome 3RL, idAnoFuneDA-416_04, whole genome shotgun sequence, a single genomic window includes:
- the LOC125771780 gene encoding serine/threonine-protein phosphatase rdgC isoform X1 — MLRNCGCFQRARRSSSFEDSSSCRSSEIERGGEMTPHSGSLLKLFTSKGWCRQWRKSGRGMSMTKIERTMKAAILIQRWYRRFLARIEIRRRYTWTIFQSIEYAGEQDQVRLYNFFNALLTHIPETAGRPLDSQNTSRSSSAEALNMKFSDESDDLADEGITGPERGYQGPEIKFPLDKKELEVIIDLFRKKKNRLHAKYVAGILREATSKLKRLPNLNQASTAISKQVTICGDLHGKLDDLLVVFHKNGLPSPENPYVFNGDFVDRGKKGLEVLLLLLCTFLVFPGGVFLNRGNHEDTVMNARYGFIREVHQKYKHNAERLLKLIDEVYRWLPLGTIVNNRVLVVHGGISDSTDLDLIRSLDRGKYISLLRPPITESTAPGAEIIDKVEWKQVFDILWSDPQHTEGCRPNSLRGAGTYFGPDVTNKFLQRYKLQYLVRSHECKPDGHEIMHGGKVITIFSASNYYEIGSNKGAYLKLDPQLDTHFVMYTAAASKTRKLTFRQRVGLVESSALRELAAKLRERRIELEREFKSRDPDNKGVLPLAKWCEALESATNLGLPWRMLKDKLAPADNPTASTAATVTEVSYRKTLHLLDTDSFKSAQNGTTSVAESLYKNKSSLEAIFRILDKDNSGQISLEEFGEACELLRRHFPHNTHEQLLDMCRMMDINKDGLVDLNEFLETFRLCENAKEQLLMSLEERANAESNGNGTGNMEEVIHPAVAPAQPGELPDRNGNCASKTVDDHVKSDGHRRSKKRTSGKRGNGQQNGMPEADEDSDDYEDYEANEQAEETKERNVGAVNENSPKGQRWAEEVRPRPRIAFA; from the exons ATGCTTCGCAATTGTGGCTGTTTTCAGCGGGCACGGCGCAGTTCCAGCTTCGAGGACTCGTCCTCCTGCCGGTCGTCGGAGATTGAGCGGGGTGGCGAGATGACACCGCACAGTGGCAGCCTGCTGAAGCTGTTCACCTCGAAGGGTTGGTGCAGGCAGTGGCGCAAAAGTGGACGCGGCATGAGCATGACCAAGATCGAGCGAA CAATGAAGGCGGCCATTCTCATACAGCGCTGGTATCGACGGTTTCTAGCCCGGATCGAGATTCGGCGACGTTACACGTGGACCATCTTCCAGAGCATTGAATATGCGGGCGAACAAGACCAAGTACGG CTGTACAACTTTTTCAACGCACTACTTACGCACATTCCAGAGACTGCCGGACGTCCGCTGGACTCGCAAAACACATCCCGGTCATCGTCCGCAG aGGCACTGAATATGAAATTTTCCGACGAATCGGACGATCTAGCCGACGAGGGTATCACCGGACCGGAGCGTGGCTATCAGGGGCCGGAGATCAAGTTCCCGCTCGACAAGAAGGAGCTGGAAGTGATTATCGATCTGTttcggaagaagaaaaaccggCTGCACGCCAAGTATGTGGCCGGGATATTGCGCGAGGCTACGTCGAAGTTGAAGCGTTTGCCCAACCTGAACCAGGCCTCGACCGCCATCTCGAAGCAGGTGACGATCTGTGGTGATTTGCACGGAAAGCTGGATGATCTGCTGGTCGTGTTCCATAAG AACGGGCTGCCATCGCCGGAAAATCCGTACGTATTCAACGGGGACTTTGTTGATCGGGGTAAGAAAGGTCTCgaggtgctgctgttgctgctctgTACGTTCCTGGTGTTCCCGGGCGGTGTGTTTCTGAACCGGGGCAACCACGAGGACACGGTCATGAATGCGCGGTACGGCTTCATCCGGGAGGTGCACCAGAAATACAAACACAACGCCGAAAGACTGCTGAAACTCATCGACGAGGTGTACCGGTGGCTTCCGCTAGGGACGATAGTTAACAATCGTGTGCTGGTCGTGCACGGTGGCATTTCCGACTCGACCGATCTGGATCTCATCCGTAGCCTAGACCGCGGAAAG TATATATCTCTATTACGGCCGCCAATCACCGAAAGTACCGCTCCGGGTGCCGAAATCATCGATAAGGTAGAATGGAAACAG GTGTTCGATATTTTGTGGAGTGATCCGCAGCATACCGAGGGCTGCCGGCCAAACTCGTTGCGTGGCGCTGGTACGTACTTCGGACCGGACGTAACTAACAAGTTCCTACAGCGCTACAAGCTACAGTATCTCGTCCGTTCGCACGAATGCAAACCGGATGGACACGAGATAATGCATGGTGGAAAG GTCATCACCATCTTTTCCGCCTCGAACTACTATGAAATCGGCTCGAACAAGGGTGCGTATCTGAAGCTGGATCCACAGCTAGATACACACTTCGTGATGTATACAGCGGCCGCCTCCAAAACGCGCAAGCTAACATTCCGGCAGCGTGTCGGGCTGGTGGAAAGCTCGGCCCTACGAGAGCTGGCCGCTAAGCTACGCGAACGACGAATAGAGCTGGAGCGAGAGTTCAAATCGCGCGATCCGGATAATAAGG GTGTACTACCGCTTGCCAAGTGGTGTGAGGCCCTGGAGAGTGCCACCAACCTCGGATTGCCGTGGCGAATGCTGAAGGATAAGCTTGCACCCGCCGATAATCCCACTGCCAGTACGGCCGCTACCGTAACGGAAGTCAGCTACAGGAAGACGCTGCATCTACTCGACACGGACTCATTC AAATCGGCCCAGAATGGTACAACCTCGGTAGCGGAATCGCTTTACAAGAACAAGAGCAGCCTAGAAGCCATCTTTCGCATCCTGGACAAGGACAACTCGGGCCAGATTTCGCTAGAGGAGTTCGGTGAGGCGTGCGAGCTACTACGACGGCACTTTCCCCACAATACGCACGAACAGCTGCTCGACATGTGTCGTATGATGGACATCAACAAGGACGGGCTGGTCGATCTGAACGAATTCCTGGAAACGTTCCGGCTGTGCGAAAATGCCAAGGAGCAGCTGCTGATGAGTCTGGAGGAGCGGGCCAATGCGGAAAGCAATGGGAACGGTACGGGCAACATGGAGGAGGTCATCCACCCGGCTGTGGCACCCGCCCAGCCCGGTGAGCTTCCGGACAGGAATGGGAACTGTGCATCAAAGACTGTGGACGATCACGTCAAATCGGACGGACACCGGCGAAGTAAGAAACGCACCAGTGGTAAAAGAGGCAACGGACAGCAGAACGGGATGCCGGAAGCGGATGAGGACTCGGACGACTACGAGGACTACGAGGCGAACGAGCAAGCGGAGGAAACCAAGGAGAGGAACGTTGGAGCAGTGAACG AGAATTCTCCCAAAGGTCAACGTTGGGCGGAAGAAGTACGACCAAGGCCAAGGATTGCATTTGCGTAG
- the LOC125771780 gene encoding serine/threonine-protein phosphatase rdgC isoform X2: MLRNCGCFQRARRSSSFEDSSSCRSSEIERGGEMTPHSGSLLKLFTSKGWCRQWRKSGRGMSMTKIERTMKAAILIQRWYRRFLARIEIRRRYTWTIFQSIEYAGEQDQVRLYNFFNALLTHIPETAGRPLDSQNTSRSSSAADEGITGPERGYQGPEIKFPLDKKELEVIIDLFRKKKNRLHAKYVAGILREATSKLKRLPNLNQASTAISKQVTICGDLHGKLDDLLVVFHKNGLPSPENPYVFNGDFVDRGKKGLEVLLLLLCTFLVFPGGVFLNRGNHEDTVMNARYGFIREVHQKYKHNAERLLKLIDEVYRWLPLGTIVNNRVLVVHGGISDSTDLDLIRSLDRGKYISLLRPPITESTAPGAEIIDKVEWKQVFDILWSDPQHTEGCRPNSLRGAGTYFGPDVTNKFLQRYKLQYLVRSHECKPDGHEIMHGGKVITIFSASNYYEIGSNKGAYLKLDPQLDTHFVMYTAAASKTRKLTFRQRVGLVESSALRELAAKLRERRIELEREFKSRDPDNKGVLPLAKWCEALESATNLGLPWRMLKDKLAPADNPTASTAATVTEVSYRKTLHLLDTDSFKSAQNGTTSVAESLYKNKSSLEAIFRILDKDNSGQISLEEFGEACELLRRHFPHNTHEQLLDMCRMMDINKDGLVDLNEFLETFRLCENAKEQLLMSLEERANAESNGNGTGNMEEVIHPAVAPAQPGELPDRNGNCASKTVDDHVKSDGHRRSKKRTSGKRGNGQQNGMPEADEDSDDYEDYEANEQAEETKERNVGAVNENSPKGQRWAEEVRPRPRIAFA, from the exons ATGCTTCGCAATTGTGGCTGTTTTCAGCGGGCACGGCGCAGTTCCAGCTTCGAGGACTCGTCCTCCTGCCGGTCGTCGGAGATTGAGCGGGGTGGCGAGATGACACCGCACAGTGGCAGCCTGCTGAAGCTGTTCACCTCGAAGGGTTGGTGCAGGCAGTGGCGCAAAAGTGGACGCGGCATGAGCATGACCAAGATCGAGCGAA CAATGAAGGCGGCCATTCTCATACAGCGCTGGTATCGACGGTTTCTAGCCCGGATCGAGATTCGGCGACGTTACACGTGGACCATCTTCCAGAGCATTGAATATGCGGGCGAACAAGACCAAGTACGG CTGTACAACTTTTTCAACGCACTACTTACGCACATTCCAGAGACTGCCGGACGTCCGCTGGACTCGCAAAACACATCCCGGTCATCGTCCGCAG CCGACGAGGGTATCACCGGACCGGAGCGTGGCTATCAGGGGCCGGAGATCAAGTTCCCGCTCGACAAGAAGGAGCTGGAAGTGATTATCGATCTGTttcggaagaagaaaaaccggCTGCACGCCAAGTATGTGGCCGGGATATTGCGCGAGGCTACGTCGAAGTTGAAGCGTTTGCCCAACCTGAACCAGGCCTCGACCGCCATCTCGAAGCAGGTGACGATCTGTGGTGATTTGCACGGAAAGCTGGATGATCTGCTGGTCGTGTTCCATAAG AACGGGCTGCCATCGCCGGAAAATCCGTACGTATTCAACGGGGACTTTGTTGATCGGGGTAAGAAAGGTCTCgaggtgctgctgttgctgctctgTACGTTCCTGGTGTTCCCGGGCGGTGTGTTTCTGAACCGGGGCAACCACGAGGACACGGTCATGAATGCGCGGTACGGCTTCATCCGGGAGGTGCACCAGAAATACAAACACAACGCCGAAAGACTGCTGAAACTCATCGACGAGGTGTACCGGTGGCTTCCGCTAGGGACGATAGTTAACAATCGTGTGCTGGTCGTGCACGGTGGCATTTCCGACTCGACCGATCTGGATCTCATCCGTAGCCTAGACCGCGGAAAG TATATATCTCTATTACGGCCGCCAATCACCGAAAGTACCGCTCCGGGTGCCGAAATCATCGATAAGGTAGAATGGAAACAG GTGTTCGATATTTTGTGGAGTGATCCGCAGCATACCGAGGGCTGCCGGCCAAACTCGTTGCGTGGCGCTGGTACGTACTTCGGACCGGACGTAACTAACAAGTTCCTACAGCGCTACAAGCTACAGTATCTCGTCCGTTCGCACGAATGCAAACCGGATGGACACGAGATAATGCATGGTGGAAAG GTCATCACCATCTTTTCCGCCTCGAACTACTATGAAATCGGCTCGAACAAGGGTGCGTATCTGAAGCTGGATCCACAGCTAGATACACACTTCGTGATGTATACAGCGGCCGCCTCCAAAACGCGCAAGCTAACATTCCGGCAGCGTGTCGGGCTGGTGGAAAGCTCGGCCCTACGAGAGCTGGCCGCTAAGCTACGCGAACGACGAATAGAGCTGGAGCGAGAGTTCAAATCGCGCGATCCGGATAATAAGG GTGTACTACCGCTTGCCAAGTGGTGTGAGGCCCTGGAGAGTGCCACCAACCTCGGATTGCCGTGGCGAATGCTGAAGGATAAGCTTGCACCCGCCGATAATCCCACTGCCAGTACGGCCGCTACCGTAACGGAAGTCAGCTACAGGAAGACGCTGCATCTACTCGACACGGACTCATTC AAATCGGCCCAGAATGGTACAACCTCGGTAGCGGAATCGCTTTACAAGAACAAGAGCAGCCTAGAAGCCATCTTTCGCATCCTGGACAAGGACAACTCGGGCCAGATTTCGCTAGAGGAGTTCGGTGAGGCGTGCGAGCTACTACGACGGCACTTTCCCCACAATACGCACGAACAGCTGCTCGACATGTGTCGTATGATGGACATCAACAAGGACGGGCTGGTCGATCTGAACGAATTCCTGGAAACGTTCCGGCTGTGCGAAAATGCCAAGGAGCAGCTGCTGATGAGTCTGGAGGAGCGGGCCAATGCGGAAAGCAATGGGAACGGTACGGGCAACATGGAGGAGGTCATCCACCCGGCTGTGGCACCCGCCCAGCCCGGTGAGCTTCCGGACAGGAATGGGAACTGTGCATCAAAGACTGTGGACGATCACGTCAAATCGGACGGACACCGGCGAAGTAAGAAACGCACCAGTGGTAAAAGAGGCAACGGACAGCAGAACGGGATGCCGGAAGCGGATGAGGACTCGGACGACTACGAGGACTACGAGGCGAACGAGCAAGCGGAGGAAACCAAGGAGAGGAACGTTGGAGCAGTGAACG AGAATTCTCCCAAAGGTCAACGTTGGGCGGAAGAAGTACGACCAAGGCCAAGGATTGCATTTGCGTAG